From the Kitasatospora viridis genome, one window contains:
- a CDS encoding maleylpyruvate isomerase family mycothiol-dependent enzyme, with the protein METPADLWPLIHAERRALLADVRQLAPAQWTVFSLCEGRTVRDVLAHLTATARMTPGSFFRKLARARFDFQRMTDRDIHELTRGRPSATLTAFEAELDSVTHPPGPDPSWLGETVVHAEDIRRPLGIAHEYPVAALTTCADFYRGSNLLIGGKRRSAGLRFAATDADWTAGEEGPEVRGPMLDLLLAITGRPAGLAALEGEGADVLADRMPQH; encoded by the coding sequence ATGGAGACGCCAGCCGACCTCTGGCCGCTGATCCACGCCGAGCGGCGTGCGCTGCTCGCCGACGTGCGCCAGCTGGCCCCCGCCCAGTGGACGGTCTTCTCGCTCTGCGAGGGGCGCACCGTCCGTGACGTCCTGGCCCACCTGACGGCGACCGCCCGGATGACGCCCGGGAGCTTCTTCCGGAAGCTGGCCCGGGCCCGCTTCGACTTCCAGCGGATGACCGACCGGGACATCCACGAGCTGACCCGGGGCCGCCCGAGCGCCACGCTGACCGCCTTCGAGGCGGAGCTGGACTCGGTGACCCACCCGCCCGGCCCCGACCCCAGCTGGCTCGGCGAGACCGTGGTGCACGCCGAGGACATCCGCCGCCCGCTGGGCATCGCGCACGAGTACCCGGTGGCGGCGCTGACCACCTGCGCGGACTTCTACCGCGGCTCCAACCTGCTGATCGGCGGCAAGCGGCGCTCGGCCGGCCTGCGGTTCGCCGCGACCGACGCCGACTGGACGGCGGGGGAGGAGGGGCCCGAGGTGCGCGGTCCGATGCTCGACCTGCTGCTGGCGATCACCGGTCGCCCGGCCGGGTTGGCGGCGCTGGAGGGCGAGGGGGCGGACGTCCTGGCCGACCGGATGCCGCAGCACTGA
- the acnA gene encoding aconitate hydratase AcnA: MSANSFDARSSLQVGDESYEIFKLSAVEGSERLPYSLKVLLENLLRTEDGANITEDHIRALGEWDPSAAPSQEIQFTPARVIMQDFTGVPCVVDLATMREAVKELGGDPAKINPLAPAELVIDHSVIADKFGTKDAFTQNVEIEYGRNKERYQFLRWGQTAFDEFKVVPPGTGIVHQVNIEHLARTIMVRGGQAYPDTCVGTDSHTTMVNGLGVLGWGVGGIEAEAAMLGQPVSMLIPRVVGFKLNGQLPAGTTATDLVLTITEMLRKHGVVGKFVEFYGEGVTAIPLANRATIGNMSPEFGSTCAIFPIDAETINYLKLTGRSEQQLALVEAYAKEQGLWHDPSVEPVYSEYLELDVSTVVPSISGPKRPQDRVILAEAAAKFAEALPTYSAEASKPTTVTAPDGSSYQIDNGAVVIASITSCTNTSNPSVMLGAALLAKKAVEKGLHVKPWVKTTLAPGSKVVMDYYEKAGLLPYMEKLGFNLVGYGCVTCIGNSGPLPEEVSAAVNEADLAVVSVLSGNRNFEGRINPDVKMNYLASPPLVVAYALAGNMNIDITRDALGQDADGNDVFLADIWPSEQEVADTVAGSIDEAMFDKGYQDVFAGDQRWQSLPVPTGNTFEWDAESTYVRKPPYFEGMAKTPSPVTDIAGARVLAKLGDSVTTDHISPAGNIKAGTPAAQYLTEHGVEKRDFNSYGSRRGNHEVMIRGTFANIRLRNQIAPGTEGGYTRDFTQADAPVSFIYDASQNYQAAGIPLVVLAGKEYGSGSSRDWAAKGTALLGVKAVIAESYERIHRSNLIGMGVLPLQFPEGQNADSLGLTGEETFEFTGVTELNEGRTPKTVKVKAGDVEFDAVVRIDTPGEADYYRNGGILQYVLRSLIG, encoded by the coding sequence GTGTCCGCGAACAGCTTCGACGCCCGCAGCTCGCTGCAGGTGGGCGACGAGTCGTACGAGATCTTCAAGCTCTCCGCCGTCGAGGGTTCCGAGCGGCTGCCCTACAGCCTCAAGGTGCTGCTGGAGAACCTGCTCCGCACCGAGGACGGCGCCAACATCACCGAGGACCACATCCGTGCCCTCGGCGAGTGGGACCCGAGCGCCGCCCCCAGCCAGGAGATCCAGTTCACGCCGGCCCGCGTGATCATGCAGGACTTCACCGGCGTGCCCTGCGTGGTCGACCTGGCCACCATGCGCGAGGCGGTCAAGGAGCTGGGCGGCGACCCGGCCAAGATCAACCCGCTGGCCCCGGCCGAGCTGGTCATCGACCACTCCGTCATCGCCGACAAGTTCGGCACCAAGGACGCCTTCACCCAGAACGTCGAGATCGAGTACGGCCGCAACAAGGAGCGCTACCAGTTCCTGCGCTGGGGCCAGACCGCCTTCGACGAGTTCAAGGTCGTCCCGCCGGGCACCGGCATCGTCCACCAGGTGAACATCGAGCACCTGGCCCGCACCATCATGGTCCGCGGCGGCCAGGCCTACCCCGACACCTGCGTCGGCACCGACTCGCACACCACCATGGTCAACGGCCTGGGCGTGCTGGGCTGGGGCGTCGGCGGCATCGAGGCCGAGGCCGCGATGCTCGGCCAGCCGGTCTCGATGCTCATCCCGCGGGTGGTCGGCTTCAAGCTGAACGGCCAGCTGCCGGCCGGCACCACCGCGACCGACCTGGTCCTGACCATCACCGAGATGCTGCGCAAGCACGGTGTGGTCGGCAAGTTCGTCGAGTTCTACGGCGAGGGCGTCACCGCGATCCCGCTGGCGAACCGCGCCACCATCGGCAACATGTCGCCGGAGTTCGGCTCGACCTGCGCGATCTTCCCGATCGACGCCGAGACCATCAACTACCTGAAGCTCACCGGCCGCAGCGAGCAGCAGCTCGCGCTGGTCGAGGCGTACGCCAAGGAGCAGGGCCTGTGGCACGACCCGTCGGTCGAGCCGGTCTACTCCGAGTACCTGGAGCTGGACGTCTCCACCGTCGTCCCGTCGATCTCCGGCCCGAAGCGCCCGCAGGACCGCGTGATCCTGGCCGAGGCCGCCGCCAAGTTCGCCGAGGCGCTGCCGACCTACTCGGCCGAGGCCTCGAAGCCGACCACCGTCACCGCTCCTGACGGTTCGTCGTACCAGATCGACAACGGCGCGGTCGTGATCGCCTCGATCACCTCCTGCACCAACACCTCCAACCCCTCCGTCATGCTGGGCGCCGCCCTGCTGGCGAAGAAGGCCGTGGAGAAGGGCCTGCACGTCAAGCCCTGGGTCAAGACCACCCTGGCCCCCGGGTCCAAGGTCGTCATGGACTACTACGAGAAGGCCGGCCTGCTCCCCTACATGGAGAAGCTGGGCTTCAACCTGGTCGGCTACGGCTGCGTGACCTGCATCGGCAACTCGGGCCCGCTGCCCGAGGAGGTCTCCGCCGCGGTCAACGAGGCCGACCTCGCGGTCGTCTCGGTGCTCTCCGGCAACCGCAACTTCGAGGGCCGGATCAACCCGGACGTGAAGATGAACTACCTGGCCTCCCCGCCGCTGGTGGTCGCCTACGCGCTGGCCGGCAACATGAACATCGACATCACCCGTGACGCCCTGGGCCAGGACGCCGACGGCAACGACGTCTTCCTCGCCGACATCTGGCCGTCCGAGCAGGAGGTCGCCGACACCGTCGCCGGCTCCATCGACGAGGCCATGTTCGACAAGGGCTACCAGGACGTCTTCGCCGGCGACCAGCGCTGGCAGTCGCTCCCGGTGCCGACCGGCAACACCTTCGAGTGGGACGCCGAGTCCACCTACGTCCGCAAGCCCCCGTACTTCGAGGGCATGGCCAAGACCCCGAGCCCGGTGACCGACATCGCCGGCGCCCGGGTGCTGGCCAAGCTGGGCGACTCGGTCACCACCGACCACATCTCCCCGGCGGGCAACATCAAGGCCGGCACCCCGGCCGCGCAGTACCTGACCGAGCACGGCGTGGAGAAGCGCGACTTCAACTCCTACGGCTCGCGCCGCGGCAACCACGAGGTGATGATCCGCGGCACCTTCGCCAACATCCGCCTGCGCAACCAGATCGCGCCGGGCACCGAGGGCGGCTACACCCGCGACTTCACCCAGGCCGACGCGCCGGTGTCGTTCATCTACGACGCCTCGCAGAACTACCAGGCCGCGGGCATCCCGCTGGTGGTCCTGGCGGGCAAGGAGTACGGCTCCGGCTCGTCCCGCGACTGGGCGGCCAAGGGCACCGCGCTGCTCGGCGTCAAGGCCGTCATCGCCGAGTCCTACGAGCGCATCCACCGCTCGAACCTGATCGGCATGGGCGTGCTGCCGCTGCAGTTTCCCGAGGGCCAGAACGCCGACAGCCTGGGCCTGACCGGTGAGGAGACCTTCGAGTTCACCGGTGTGACCGAGCTGAACGAGGGCCGCACCCCGAAGACCGTCAAGGTCAAGGCCGGTGACGTGGAGTTCGACGCCGTCGTGCGCATCGACACCCCCGGCGAGGCGGACTACTACCGCAACGGCGGCATCCTGCAGTACGTGCTGCGCAGCCTCATCGGCTGA